A segment of the Halovivax limisalsi genome:
CGACCGATCCAGACGCCCCGACGACCGTGTAGACCGTTCGAACGAGACCGAATCCGGTTCCCCGTTGCTCGTCGGGAAGCGCGTCGATGAACCGCGGATCGATCGCCGAAAAGAAACTCGATCCGAACCCGGTCAAGACGACGCCGGCGGCAATCGCGATCGTTCCCGGACCCAGTACGAGCAACGGCAAACCGACCGCGCCGGCCAGCATGGAACCGGCGATCGAGGGATCCCGTCCGTAGGTGTCGGAGGTCCGTCCGAGAACGCTCTGACCGAGGACCCTCGCGACGAAGAACGCTGAGAATGCGACGCCGGCTTCGGTGGCCGTGTACTCCCGAACGGCGATGAGGAACGTCGGGAAAAACGAGAGCAGCCCCTGGGCGGCGTACGTGCCGGCGATCGCGATGAGCAGCGGAAAAGCGACCGACGGTCGAGCGCAGAGTTCGACGAGCGAGTTCGATCGCACGGCGTCTCGCAACGGTTCGTCCGGCCGCCTCGGTTCCGTCGGACGGACGCGCCACCAGAACAGCAGGAAGATCGGAATCCCGACGGCCGCCGTCACCGCGACCGCGGGCCGCCAGCCGAACCGAACGCCAACCCAGGCTGCGACGACGGGCGCGAGCAGGCCCGCCAACGGGCCGCCGATCGAGTGGATACCGATCGCCGTCCCGAAATCGTCAAACGTCCGGGACAACAGCGTCGTCGCGACGGTGTAGTGGAGTCCGGCGACGCCACCGAGACCGACCAGCGCGAGGACGAAGACGCCGTAGACCGGGGACACCGCAAGCGCGAGGCTCATCACCGAGGTGCCCCCGACGGCGATCAGGATAATGACCCGTTCACCGTACTTATCGGCGAGAATTCCGCTCGGGAACTGCGCGAGACCGTAGGCGAGCCACATCCCCGTCAGGGCCAACCCCATCAGCGCGTTCGTGATCTCGAACGCCGCGACGATCGACGGAACGACCGGACTGATCGCCAACCTGGCGAAGTAGGTGACGAAGAACGCCAGCATGCACAGGGTGAGAACCGAGTACCGGTACTGCCAGTTCATCGGATCGATACGCAACGAACTGGGCCGAGAACGCATGAGTGTGGCGTTTCCAGCACTTCACGCAATCCCGCAACAGCGAGATTCCGTCGGTAATTCCGCGTTCCCCCCGATCCCGGCCGAGCGGGGACGTCCGCCGCCGGCGGTATCGCGCGCTCAGAGGTAGCCCGCGTCGTCGAGTCGCTCGATGCCCTCGCGGAGGCGTTCCTCGCTCGCGGCGTAGGAGAGGCGCGCGTACCCGGGCGCTCCGAACGCGCTGCCTGGGACCGTCGCGACGTGGGCGTCTTCGAGCGCGCCTTCACACCATTCGGTGTCCGGGGAGTCGACGGGTAGCATCAGGTAGAACGCGCCCCCCGGTTTCGGGACGTCGACGCCCGCGTCCGCAAAGAGGTCCAGGAGGAGGTCGCGACGCTCTTCGAACGTCCGGACCATCTCCTCGACGGCCTCGTCGGTGTTTTGCAGGGCCTCGATACCGGCGTGCTGGACGAAGTTCGTCGCGCACGAGACGGAGTGGGAGTGGAGTTTCCCCGACTGCGCGATCAGCTCCTCGGGACCGGCGTAGTAACCCAGCCGCCAGCCGGTCATCGAGTAGGCCTTCGAGAAGCCGTTGACCGTGACCGTCCGATCGGCCATGCCGGAAAGCGAGCCGAGACTCGTCGGCTCGACGTCGTAGGTGATCTCCCCGTAGATCTCGTCGGCGACGACGGTGACGTCGTGCTCGACGGCGAGATCGCGAACGCCCGCCAGCGCGGCGTCGGTGTAGACCGCGCCGGTCGGGTTCGCCGGCGAGTTGACGATCGCGAGGTCGGTCTCGTCCGTGATGACGTTCTCCAGGTCGGGGAGGGCGGGCTCGAGCGCGAAGTCGTACGGCGAGAGGTCGACGCGGACGAGCGAACCGCCCGCGAGTTTCACCATCGCTTCGTAGGAGACCCAGGCGGGGTCGAGCAGGACGACTTCGTCTCCATCGTCGATCAACGTCTGGGTAACCTCGTACAGTGATTGCTTGGCACCGGGCGTGACGATCACGTTCTCCGGGCCGTGTTCGAGGCCGTCTGCCTGCAGTTTCTCGGCGATGGCCTCGCGAAGTTCGGGGATGCCGGCAGACGTGGTGTAGCCGGTGTGGCCGGCGTCCATGGCGTCCTTGCCGGCTTCGACGACGTTCTCGGGCGTCGGGGCGTCGGGTTCGCCGACGCTCAGGTCGACCACGTCGGCGCCCTCGGCCTCGAGTTCCGAGGCGAGCGCGGAGATGGCGAGCGTGGCGGACGGTTCGACTCTCGTGATGCGGTCTGCGTACTCCATATGTTTCTTGAATCGGGTGCGTGGTGGGTTCGTCGGTGATCGGTACGTCGACGGCGACCGATTGGTTCGGCGACGATTCCTCAGGCGGCCGGTAGCTCCTCGAGCAGCGAGAGGGCGCTCTCGACGGCTTTGCGGGCGTTCGCGACGCGCTCGCGGGCCTCCGCGCCGGACATGCCGGGGCCCGTCACGCCGAGTGTGACCGGCGTGTCGCGCTCGAGGCTCACGTCGGACAGGCGCTGGGCGGTCGCGTCGGTGATCACCTGGTCGTGGTCGGTGTCGCCCGTGACGACCGCGCCGATCACGACGACTGCGTCGATTGCCGCCCGCCGGGCGAGGCGGTCGGCCGCGAGCGGGGCGTCGTACACGCCGGGCACCGAGACCACGGTCGCCACCTCCGCGCCGGCCTCGTCGGCCGCTTCGCGGGCGAGGTCCTCCATCTCGCCGGTGACCGACCGGTTGAACTGTGCGACCACGAGTCCGAGCGTGGGCATGCCCGAGGAGTCGGGCGGGCGAACTAAAGAGATACCGTTTGCGACCCATATTGTACGTGGCCCCGCTCGATCGGGATGCCGCCGATCGCCTGTCGTGGCGGATCACTGTCGTGCGGGATCGGAAGGCACCGAACTCCCTGCAGTTTCCGTACTGGCGTCGTATTTCGCGCTCGTCGGCTCCGATCGCAAGCTTCGTTCGTCGGCTATCGCGCTTCTAGAGGCAGAACGCCGCGTTTCCCGGCGCCTTCCCAGAATTGCCCGGTCCTCGAGGTCGCGAGGCTCACCGACGCCGGATCGTCGGTGCGGACTACGTGGCGGTGTCCGCAAGGAAGGATTCGACGACTTCGTAGTGCGCGTCGGGCTGTTCCCAGAAGGGCATGTGGCTGCTGTCGTCGAACACGTGGAGACGAGCGTCCGGGATGCGGTCGGCGATGCCCCGTGCGATGGCTGGCGAAATTTCGTCGTATTCGCCCGACAACACGAGGGTCGAGACGTCGACCTCACTCAGTCGATCGCGGACGTCCCAGTCGCGAAGGCGCGCGGTCTCGAGGAGGACGTACTCGTTGGGGCCCCACATCAGGCCGTAGACGTCGAGATTGATCCGGTCGAACGTGGAGGCGACCGGACGCGGGTATTCTTCGGTCCGACAGACGTGTTCGCGGTAGGCGCCGTCCAGCGCGGCTGCATATTCGGGCGCGTCGTAGGCTCGCCGGGCTTCCGTGCGCTCGATCGTGGCGCGTTCCTCCGCCGGCAGTTCCTCGACGACACGCCGCATCGACTCGTAGGCGCTCCGGGTGTCGGCGAGGGTGTTCGCGAGCACGAGTCCGTCGACGTGTCGACCGTATTCGAGGACGTACTCTTGGGCGAGCATACCGCCCCAGGACTGGCCGTAGAGAGCGAACGAACCGTCGGGGTCGATCGCCCGGCGCACGGCCTCGAGTTCGTCGCGGTAGTGCTCGACGGTGTAGCGGTCGAAATCACCGGGCGCGGGGTCGTCCGAACGACCGACGCCGAACTGATCGTAGAGGTAGACCGTCAGCTCGTCGCCGGCGTGGCGGGCGAGCGGCGCGAGGTAGTCGTGAGGCATACCAGGGCCGCCGTGGACGCCGACGAGGACGTCGTCTCCCGAACCGAAGCGTCGGTAGTAGAGTTCGTAGTCCTCGACGTCGAAGTGCCCCTCGCCGTGGTCGTGGGTGTCGAAGTAGTTTGGGTAATCTGTCATCGGTTGCGTAATTTCGAACCCCTCTTCATAAATCGTACCCCTCGGGAAATTTAGGGGATCGAACGTACATGAATTCGTTACTTACCCGAATATTTATGTGAGATCGGTCGTGATGGGATGGCATGCCACTGTCCGCGATCGAACACCTGGCGCTGTGGGGACCGCCGCTGGTGATGCTACTGGTAACGATCGTGTACTATCTGCGGTGGGGGAAGGAGGCGGACGAGCGAGCGGCCCAACCGTCCCAGTCCTCCGTGAGCGGTGACCGCTGATGGTCGAATCATCGACCATCACGTTCGCCCTCTACCTCCTGGTCGTCTTCGGCATCGGCATCTTCGGCTATCTGGCAACCAATACGTTCGAGGACTTCGCGCTCGGCGGCCGCGGCATGAAAGACTGGGTCGTCGGCCTCAGCGCCCAGGCGTCCGACATGAGCATCTGGCTTCTCATCGGACTGCCGGCGACGGCTTACGCGATGGGCCTGTCGGCCATCTGGATCGGCATGGGTGTCATCGCGGGAACCGCCTTCAACTGGTTCTTCCTCAGCAAACGGATGCGCCGCTACAGCGGTCACCTCGAAAGCGTGACCGTCCTCGACTTCCTCGAGAAACGGGTCCGCGACGACCTCGGCATCATCAAACTCGTCGGCTCCGTCTCCCTCGTACTGTTCTACACGATCTCTACGTCCGGCGAATTCATCGGCTCGGGGAAAATTTTAAACGCCGTCTTCGGGTACGACTTCTTCACCGGCGTCCTCATCGGCGGCGTCCTCGTCCTCGTCTACACGCTCGTCGGCGGGTTCATCGCCGTCTCGTACACCGACGTCCTCCAGGCCCTGATCATGATCGTCGCCGTCGTCCTGCTCCCCGTCGTGGCATTCGTCGGCATCGGTAGCGTTGCCGGTGGCCTGACCGAACTCCAGCAAGTCTCGGGTGCCTCCCCCGGCCTGTTGGGCGGGAGTTCTGGCGTGCTGGCGATTATCGGGTTCTTCGCCGGCACGATCGGCATCGGATTCGGCTATCCCGGCCAACCCCACATCACGGTCCGGTACATGAGTATCGACGACCACCGGAATCTCCGCCGCGCATCCCTCATCGGAATGGTCTGGGTCATCTTCGCGACGTACGGCGCCATCTTCCTGGGCTGGGCGGCCGGCGCGTACCTCGGTGGCGTCGAAAACACCGATCAGGTGATGCCGCTGCTGGCCGACGAACTGCTGCCCGGGTGGCTCGTCGGCATCCTCATGGCGGGCGCGATCGCCGGGATGATGTCGACGAGCGACTCGAAATTCCTCGTCGCGACCAACGCGGTCTCCTACAATCTCTACAAGCGATTCGTCAACGAGGATGCCAGCGACCGGACGGTGTTGTGGGTGTCACGGATCGTGATGGCCGCGATCGTCGTCGCCGCTATCGCGCTCGCCCGGCCCTCCGGCGTGGTCTTTACGGTGATCCTCGGCGGCTGGGCCGGCATCGGCGCTTCGTTCGGCCCACTGCTGATCGCCTCACTGTACTGGAAACGGCTCAACAAGTGGGGCGCGTACGCCGGCATGATCGTCGGCATGGCTACGGTCGCCATCTGGCTGTTCTTCGACATCGGAATCGTCTACGAACTCATCCCCGGGTTCCTCTTCTCGAGCGTTGCCATCGTCGCCGTCAGTCTCCTGACTGCGGAACCACCGGAGACCGTCCAGCGGGAGTTCGAGGACGCCACTGGAGCGTCCGGCCTCCGCGTCGAGGATGCCGGGGACACCGGCGTCCCTGGGGACGACTGACCAGCCGCTTTCTCCGTTCGAACGCGAGCCGAACGGTCCGTCCCATCGGACGTACCGGTCCGCGGGCGTCGTGGGAGTTCCCCCTCGCCCCGCAATGGGACGGTCGAGTATCGACGTAGCGACGCCGTTCGGCGTGGGATCGTCCCGAGTGAGAATTCTTAAGCGCGCCCTTTCGCAATGATCCGACGATGACTACGCTACGGACCCCAGGCCCGACGATCGGCGTCGTCGGCGGCGGACAGCTCGGACGGATGCTCGGCGAAGCCGCGGCCCCGCTCGGGGTCGAACTCCTCGTCCTCGATCCGACGCCCGATTGCCCCGCGTCGCCGGTCGCTCGCGACCAGCTCGTCGCCGACTTCGACGACGAGGACGCGATCCGTCGACTCGCGGAGCGCTCCGACTTCCTCACCTTCGAGATCGAACTCGCCGACCAGGACGCGATGGAGCGGGTGAGCGAGGAGACGGGCGTGCCGATCCACCCGAAGCCGGCGACGCTGCGGACGATCCACGACAAGCTTGTCCAGAAGCGCGAACTCGAGGCCGCCGGGATCCCCGTCCCGCCGTTTCGCGCCGTCGAGGACGCCGACGACATCCGGGCGGCGATCGACGACTACGGGGCGCCGGTGATGCTCAAGGCCCGCACGGGCGGCTACGACGGGCGGGGCAACGTCCCCGTCGAGTCGAAGGCGGATGCGGACGCCGCCATCGATGCAGTGGCCGGCCCAGCGATGGTCGAGTCGTTCGTCGACTACGCGCGCGAGGTGAGCGTCATCGCCGTGAAGGGCGCGACCGACGCCGAGACCGGCGAGACCGAGGTGGCGACCTTCCCCGTCGGCGAGAACGTCCACCGCGAGGAGATCCTCCGGGAGACGATCGTCCCGACGCGCTCGAGCGACGCCGCCCGGGAGCGAGCGCACGACGTTGCGCGGGACGTCCTCGACGTGATGGACGGTCGCGGCGTCTAC
Coding sequences within it:
- a CDS encoding MFS transporter — its product is MNWQYRYSVLTLCMLAFFVTYFARLAISPVVPSIVAAFEITNALMGLALTGMWLAYGLAQFPSGILADKYGERVIILIAVGGTSVMSLALAVSPVYGVFVLALVGLGGVAGLHYTVATTLLSRTFDDFGTAIGIHSIGGPLAGLLAPVVAAWVGVRFGWRPAVAVTAAVGIPIFLLFWWRVRPTEPRRPDEPLRDAVRSNSLVELCARPSVAFPLLIAIAGTYAAQGLLSFFPTFLIAVREYTATEAGVAFSAFFVARVLGQSVLGRTSDTYGRDPSIAGSMLAGAVGLPLLVLGPGTIAIAAGVVLTGFGSSFFSAIDPRFIDALPDEQRGTGFGLVRTVYTVVGASGSVGVGLTADLFGWETAFGSLAIPFVASFLALTANRAFGFGY
- a CDS encoding pyridoxal phosphate-dependent aminotransferase translates to MEYADRITRVEPSATLAISALASELEAEGADVVDLSVGEPDAPTPENVVEAGKDAMDAGHTGYTTSAGIPELREAIAEKLQADGLEHGPENVIVTPGAKQSLYEVTQTLIDDGDEVVLLDPAWVSYEAMVKLAGGSLVRVDLSPYDFALEPALPDLENVITDETDLAIVNSPANPTGAVYTDAALAGVRDLAVEHDVTVVADEIYGEITYDVEPTSLGSLSGMADRTVTVNGFSKAYSMTGWRLGYYAGPEELIAQSGKLHSHSVSCATNFVQHAGIEALQNTDEAVEEMVRTFEERRDLLLDLFADAGVDVPKPGGAFYLMLPVDSPDTEWCEGALEDAHVATVPGSAFGAPGYARLSYAASEERLREGIERLDDAGYL
- the ribH gene encoding 6,7-dimethyl-8-ribityllumazine synthase — its product is MPTLGLVVAQFNRSVTGEMEDLAREAADEAGAEVATVVSVPGVYDAPLAADRLARRAAIDAVVVIGAVVTGDTDHDQVITDATAQRLSDVSLERDTPVTLGVTGPGMSGAEARERVANARKAVESALSLLEELPAA
- a CDS encoding proline iminopeptidase-family hydrolase gives rise to the protein MTDYPNYFDTHDHGEGHFDVEDYELYYRRFGSGDDVLVGVHGGPGMPHDYLAPLARHAGDELTVYLYDQFGVGRSDDPAPGDFDRYTVEHYRDELEAVRRAIDPDGSFALYGQSWGGMLAQEYVLEYGRHVDGLVLANTLADTRSAYESMRRVVEELPAEERATIERTEARRAYDAPEYAAALDGAYREHVCRTEEYPRPVASTFDRINLDVYGLMWGPNEYVLLETARLRDWDVRDRLSEVDVSTLVLSGEYDEISPAIARGIADRIPDARLHVFDDSSHMPFWEQPDAHYEVVESFLADTAT
- a CDS encoding sodium/proline symporter, which produces MVESSTITFALYLLVVFGIGIFGYLATNTFEDFALGGRGMKDWVVGLSAQASDMSIWLLIGLPATAYAMGLSAIWIGMGVIAGTAFNWFFLSKRMRRYSGHLESVTVLDFLEKRVRDDLGIIKLVGSVSLVLFYTISTSGEFIGSGKILNAVFGYDFFTGVLIGGVLVLVYTLVGGFIAVSYTDVLQALIMIVAVVLLPVVAFVGIGSVAGGLTELQQVSGASPGLLGGSSGVLAIIGFFAGTIGIGFGYPGQPHITVRYMSIDDHRNLRRASLIGMVWVIFATYGAIFLGWAAGAYLGGVENTDQVMPLLADELLPGWLVGILMAGAIAGMMSTSDSKFLVATNAVSYNLYKRFVNEDASDRTVLWVSRIVMAAIVVAAIALARPSGVVFTVILGGWAGIGASFGPLLIASLYWKRLNKWGAYAGMIVGMATVAIWLFFDIGIVYELIPGFLFSSVAIVAVSLLTAEPPETVQREFEDATGASGLRVEDAGDTGVPGDD
- a CDS encoding 5-(carboxyamino)imidazole ribonucleotide synthase; protein product: MTTLRTPGPTIGVVGGGQLGRMLGEAAAPLGVELLVLDPTPDCPASPVARDQLVADFDDEDAIRRLAERSDFLTFEIELADQDAMERVSEETGVPIHPKPATLRTIHDKLVQKRELEAAGIPVPPFRAVEDADDIRAAIDDYGAPVMLKARTGGYDGRGNVPVESKADADAAIDAVAGPAMVESFVDYAREVSVIAVKGATDAETGETEVATFPVGENVHREEILRETIVPTRSSDAARERAHDVARDVLDVMDGRGVYGIEFFETDDEEILLNEIAPRPHNSGHWTIEGARTSQFEQHVRAVLGWPLGATDLRCPTVLVNLLGDVEESKPAALANVDRIHETAGAHLHWYGKAEARPLRKMGHVTVTGSGTEDVETLLSEATELRDAVTFE